Proteins co-encoded in one Flavivirga eckloniae genomic window:
- the chrA gene encoding chromate efflux transporter, which translates to MSQKTKLIEIAKLFLKLGTIAFGGPASHIAMMEDEVVKKRQWMSQEHFLDLVGATNLIPGPNSTEMTMHCGHERAGWKGLFVAGICFIFPAVVITSVFAYLYQEYGQLPNVEPFIYGIKPAVIAIILMAAYRLAKKAIKNVELAILGIITITACLLGINEIAALFGCGLLGLIIYFIKKGRTNLNSFIPLLMFQTIDPIKIGTLKIFLTFLKVGAILYGSGYVLFAFLDTELVANGWLTRQALIDAVAIGQVTPGPVLSTATFIGWQMNGLWGAIAATAGIFLPSFLFVLILNPLIPKMRQSKIIRAFLDAVNVAAVALILAVCIEMIKDSVTDWRTILIAVMSLTTVFVFKKLNSAFIVLGGALIGYLLALI; encoded by the coding sequence ATGTCTCAAAAAACAAAACTGATAGAAATCGCCAAACTATTCTTAAAGTTAGGTACCATAGCTTTTGGTGGGCCTGCATCCCACATTGCCATGATGGAAGATGAAGTTGTTAAGAAAAGACAATGGATGAGCCAAGAACACTTTCTCGATCTAGTTGGTGCTACAAACCTGATTCCGGGGCCTAATTCTACTGAAATGACCATGCATTGCGGTCATGAACGTGCAGGTTGGAAAGGCTTATTCGTAGCTGGTATTTGCTTTATTTTTCCAGCTGTTGTTATTACTTCTGTATTTGCTTACCTATATCAGGAATATGGTCAACTACCCAATGTAGAACCTTTTATTTATGGCATTAAACCAGCGGTAATAGCCATTATTTTAATGGCAGCTTATCGTTTAGCAAAAAAGGCAATTAAAAATGTAGAGCTTGCTATTTTAGGCATTATAACCATAACAGCTTGTTTACTCGGAATTAATGAAATAGCGGCGCTTTTTGGTTGTGGTTTATTGGGTTTAATCATCTATTTTATAAAAAAAGGACGTACCAATTTAAATAGTTTTATACCGCTTTTAATGTTTCAGACTATCGATCCGATAAAAATCGGTACACTAAAAATATTTCTTACTTTTTTAAAGGTAGGTGCCATTCTGTATGGTAGTGGTTATGTTTTATTTGCTTTTCTCGATACCGAACTGGTTGCAAATGGTTGGCTAACCAGACAAGCTTTAATTGATGCTGTAGCGATCGGACAGGTTACCCCTGGTCCTGTTTTATCTACAGCAACATTTATCGGTTGGCAAATGAACGGCCTTTGGGGAGCCATTGCTGCTACAGCAGGTATTTTTCTTCCTTCGTTTCTTTTTGTTCTAATTCTAAACCCTTTGATTCCTAAAATGCGGCAATCAAAAATCATCAGAGCATTTTTAGACGCTGTAAACGTTGCTGCCGTGGCATTAATACTTGCTGTTTGTATCGAAATGATAAAAGATTCGGTAACCGATTGGCGGACTATTTTAATTGCCGTAATGAGTTTAACTACAGTTTTTGTATTTAAAAAATTAAATAGTGCCTTTATTGTTTTGGGTGGGGCGTTAATTGGTTATTTATTAGCCCTAATTTAG
- a CDS encoding TfoX/Sxy family protein: MAYDEYLADRIRQQLKEKRTAFTELKMMGGLCFKVDNKMLCGIHLDKKYGDNLLMARIGEAVYEAELDKPECLPMDFTGRPMKGYIFVTPDGFDTDDDLSYWLDLCIAFNPLAKASKPKKKKAK; this comes from the coding sequence ATGGCTTACGATGAATATTTAGCAGATAGAATACGACAACAACTTAAAGAAAAACGAACAGCTTTTACAGAACTTAAAATGATGGGCGGTTTATGCTTTAAAGTTGATAACAAAATGCTTTGCGGTATCCATTTGGACAAAAAATATGGTGATAATTTATTAATGGCGCGTATTGGGGAAGCTGTATATGAAGCTGAACTCGATAAACCGGAATGTTTACCTATGGACTTTACCGGCAGACCTATGAAAGGCTATATTTTTGTAACTCCCGACGGGTTTGATACTGATGATGATTTATCATATTGGCTGGATTTATGTATTGCTTTTAATCCGTTAGCTAAGGCTAGTAAACCGAAAAAAAAGAAAGCAAAATAG
- a CDS encoding carbonic anhydrase, with translation MHAKITLLLSIVLIATLSCTDSQKNIHEKHQDHKLHWSYSGETSPEHWIEIEKNSDCGGKRQSPINIIHKNAIAVKIQEDLKIQYTPTTLISKVENNGHSIQFDFEAGDSITYKDETYYLKQIHFHEPSEHKINGVIYPIEMHLVHVNKAGKITVLGILGEEGEESQLFEFLESFLPIEEGAEKDIHQKIDLSSLVLEDKHYYSYGGSLTTPPCTENVNWIVFKEPIVLSVQEVLKLKNNMPINNYRNEQPLNDRAVTYHF, from the coding sequence ATGCACGCGAAAATCACTTTACTTTTAAGTATAGTATTAATAGCTACCCTTTCTTGCACAGATTCACAAAAGAACATACACGAAAAACATCAAGACCACAAACTTCATTGGAGTTATTCCGGAGAAACATCACCAGAGCACTGGATAGAAATTGAAAAAAACTCAGATTGCGGAGGTAAACGTCAATCACCAATCAATATTATTCATAAAAATGCAATAGCTGTAAAAATTCAGGAAGATTTAAAAATACAATACACACCAACCACGCTTATAAGCAAAGTTGAAAATAATGGCCATTCTATACAGTTTGATTTTGAAGCTGGCGATTCCATTACTTATAAGGACGAAACATACTATTTAAAGCAAATACATTTTCATGAACCATCCGAACACAAAATAAACGGGGTGATCTACCCTATTGAAATGCATTTGGTACATGTAAATAAAGCTGGAAAAATAACTGTTTTAGGGATTTTGGGTGAAGAAGGCGAAGAAAGTCAATTATTTGAATTTCTTGAAAGCTTTTTACCTATTGAGGAAGGTGCCGAAAAAGACATTCATCAAAAAATTGATTTATCTAGTTTAGTCTTAGAAGATAAACACTATTACTCTTATGGTGGTTCACTAACCACACCGCCTTGTACCGAAAATGTGAATTGGATAGTATTTAAAGAGCCTATCGTTTTATCGGTTCAAGAAGTATTGAAACTTAAAAACAACATGCCTATTAACAATTATCGTAATGAACAACCTTTAAATGATAGGGCTGTAACTTATCATTTTTAA
- a CDS encoding alanine/glycine:cation symporter family protein, with product MNQLEYIVNAFSNFVWGLPLVILLIGGGLYLLVLSRFLPFRLIGHAIGVLRGKYDDPNDPGQISHFKALTTALSSTIGMGNIAGVAVAISVGGPGAMFWMWVSAIVGMSTKFFTSTLAIMYRGKDSSGELQGGPMYFIIEGLGKHWKPLAVMFSLFGMVGALPVVNVNQLTQAINDIVLIPNGVEVGLKSNLVIAFVLVALTSVIILGGLKRISNAASKMVPSMVLLYFVLVLFILIANYDVVPKYFLMIFTDAFSANNFKESPFLGGVLGGLILLGIRRGAFSNEAGIGTAPMAHGAAKTDEPVREGLVAMLGPAIDTLVVCTLTALAILVTGVWETTSDNGVSLTASAFSHVMPEYGKYLLMLCVLIFSVSSLFSYAYYGTKCMSFIVGAEKKHYYNYIYIVSIILAATTPFSVMLNLIDGTFALMAIPTMVATLILAPKVIKEIKPYLARIKED from the coding sequence ATGAACCAGTTAGAATATATTGTAAATGCCTTTTCAAATTTTGTATGGGGTTTGCCCTTGGTTATATTGCTAATAGGGGGCGGTTTATACCTTTTGGTTTTGTCGAGGTTTTTACCATTTAGGCTTATTGGTCATGCGATTGGAGTATTGCGGGGCAAGTACGACGATCCTAATGATCCGGGACAGATTAGTCACTTTAAAGCTTTAACAACAGCGCTTTCTTCAACAATAGGTATGGGAAATATAGCAGGTGTGGCGGTAGCCATTTCTGTTGGCGGTCCAGGCGCTATGTTTTGGATGTGGGTTAGTGCTATTGTAGGGATGTCTACCAAGTTTTTTACATCCACGCTAGCCATTATGTATCGCGGAAAAGATAGCAGTGGTGAGTTACAAGGAGGTCCTATGTATTTTATTATAGAAGGTTTGGGAAAACATTGGAAACCCTTGGCTGTTATGTTCAGTCTTTTTGGAATGGTTGGTGCTTTACCAGTTGTTAACGTGAATCAATTAACACAGGCAATAAACGATATTGTATTAATTCCGAATGGTGTTGAAGTAGGCTTAAAGTCTAATTTAGTAATCGCTTTTGTTTTGGTAGCTTTAACCTCAGTTATTATTCTTGGTGGATTAAAGCGTATTAGTAATGCAGCTTCTAAGATGGTACCTTCTATGGTGCTGTTATATTTTGTATTGGTTTTATTTATTCTAATAGCTAATTACGATGTGGTACCCAAATATTTTCTAATGATTTTTACAGATGCTTTTTCTGCCAATAACTTTAAGGAAAGTCCTTTTTTGGGAGGTGTGTTAGGAGGACTTATTTTGTTGGGAATCCGTCGAGGTGCATTTTCAAATGAAGCAGGTATTGGTACAGCGCCTATGGCACACGGTGCCGCAAAAACAGACGAACCTGTACGCGAAGGTTTAGTAGCCATGTTAGGGCCTGCAATAGATACTTTGGTAGTTTGTACGCTTACAGCTTTAGCTATTTTAGTAACAGGTGTATGGGAAACAACTTCAGATAATGGCGTGAGTTTAACAGCTTCTGCCTTTTCGCATGTTATGCCCGAGTATGGTAAATATTTACTAATGCTTTGTGTTTTAATATTTAGTGTATCCTCGTTATTTTCGTATGCATACTATGGTACAAAATGCATGTCGTTTATAGTTGGAGCAGAGAAGAAACACTACTATAATTACATTTATATTGTAAGTATTATATTGGCAGCTACAACCCCTTTTAGTGTTATGCTTAATTTAATTGACGGGACTTTTGCGCTTATGGCAATTCCAACTATGGTAGCCACGCTCATTTTGGCACCAAAAGTTATTAAAGAAATTAAACCCTATTTAGCTCGAATTAAAGAAGATTAA
- a CDS encoding DUF4212 domain-containing protein — protein MADQNKSKAYWKENIRYLSILLIIWFLVSYGAGIIFKDALNDIKVGGFKLGFWFAQQGSMYVFVILIFVYVRLMNKLDKKYGYDE, from the coding sequence ATGGCAGATCAAAACAAATCAAAGGCATATTGGAAAGAGAATATAAGGTATCTGTCCATACTTTTAATTATATGGTTTTTAGTGTCCTATGGTGCAGGAATTATATTTAAGGATGCTCTTAACGATATAAAAGTAGGTGGTTTTAAATTAGGTTTTTGGTTTGCCCAACAAGGTTCAATGTATGTATTTGTCATACTCATATTTGTATATGTTCGTCTTATGAATAAACTTGATAAAAAGTATGGTTATGACGAATAG
- a CDS encoding sodium:solute symporter family protein — translation MTNSIMLVESLGVQNWTYILVGVTFAVYIGIAIWSRASSTKEFYVAGGGVSPLANGMATAADWMSAASFISMAGIISFAGYDGAVYLMGWTGGYVLLALLLAPYLRKFGKFTVPDFIGDRYYSKTARLVAVFCALLVSFTYVAGQMRGVGIVFSRFLEVDINTGVIIGMLIVLFYAVLGGMKGITYTQVAQYCILIFAFMVPAIFISIQMTGNPIPQLGFGDQLADGSGTYLLDKLDGLSTELGFAEYTEGSKSLIDVFAITLALMVGTAGLPHVIVRFFTVKRVKDARKSAGIALLLIVVLYTTAPAVAVFARTNMIETVSNKPYASVPEWFKKWETTELITFTDKNNDGIIQYVADTSKNELVVDRDIMVLANPEIANLPNWVVALVAAGGLAAALSTAAGLLLVISASVSHDLIKKILKPSISEKGELVAARLSAVGAVCIAGYFGINPPGFVAAVVALAFGLAAASFFPAIILGIFYKRMNKEGAIAGMVVGITAMLLYMIKYKLGWLDETLPDKSEWWFGISPEGFGTIAMILNFVVSIVIMKLTPEPPKDVQDIVENIRIPSGAGGATH, via the coding sequence ATGACGAATAGTATCATGTTAGTTGAATCGTTAGGAGTCCAGAATTGGACTTATATTTTAGTAGGAGTTACATTTGCAGTATATATAGGTATTGCTATTTGGTCCAGAGCAAGTTCTACTAAAGAGTTTTATGTAGCCGGAGGGGGCGTTTCACCTTTAGCCAATGGTATGGCTACTGCTGCCGATTGGATGAGTGCTGCGTCCTTTATATCTATGGCCGGTATTATATCTTTTGCGGGTTATGATGGTGCGGTTTATTTAATGGGTTGGACAGGAGGTTATGTACTTTTAGCATTATTGTTAGCACCATATTTAAGAAAGTTCGGAAAGTTTACTGTGCCCGATTTTATTGGAGATCGTTATTATTCAAAAACAGCACGGTTAGTGGCTGTGTTTTGTGCTTTACTAGTGTCCTTTACTTATGTGGCCGGACAAATGCGGGGTGTAGGTATTGTGTTCTCTCGTTTTTTAGAGGTCGATATTAATACAGGGGTTATTATTGGCATGTTAATCGTATTATTTTATGCCGTTTTAGGTGGTATGAAAGGGATAACCTATACACAGGTGGCACAATATTGCATACTTATTTTTGCTTTTATGGTGCCCGCTATTTTTATTTCAATTCAAATGACGGGAAACCCAATCCCGCAATTGGGGTTTGGTGATCAATTAGCAGATGGTTCTGGAACTTATTTACTGGATAAATTAGATGGTTTAAGTACAGAACTCGGTTTTGCCGAATATACAGAAGGTTCTAAATCGTTAATTGATGTCTTTGCTATTACATTGGCATTAATGGTGGGTACCGCAGGTTTACCTCATGTTATTGTTCGTTTTTTCACAGTGAAACGTGTTAAAGATGCCCGGAAATCTGCTGGAATTGCTTTGTTGTTAATTGTTGTGTTATATACAACCGCACCAGCGGTAGCAGTTTTTGCCAGAACGAATATGATTGAAACCGTATCGAATAAACCTTATGCTTCGGTTCCGGAATGGTTTAAAAAATGGGAAACTACAGAATTGATAACCTTTACCGATAAGAATAACGATGGTATAATTCAATATGTAGCCGATACCTCTAAAAATGAGCTGGTAGTTGATAGGGATATTATGGTATTGGCAAATCCGGAAATAGCCAATTTGCCCAATTGGGTTGTTGCTTTGGTGGCTGCGGGTGGCTTGGCAGCAGCTTTGTCTACAGCAGCAGGCTTGTTATTGGTTATCTCTGCATCGGTTTCTCACGATTTAATCAAAAAGATTTTAAAACCTTCAATATCGGAAAAAGGAGAGTTGGTAGCGGCTCGTTTGTCTGCTGTTGGAGCAGTTTGTATTGCAGGCTATTTTGGAATTAATCCGCCAGGGTTTGTAGCAGCGGTTGTGGCTTTAGCCTTTGGGTTGGCAGCAGCATCTTTTTTTCCAGCAATTATTTTGGGGATCTTTTATAAACGGATGAACAAGGAAGGTGCCATAGCCGGTATGGTGGTTGGAATCACTGCCATGTTGCTGTATATGATTAAATATAAACTCGGTTGGTTAGATGAAACACTACCAGATAAAAGCGAATGGTGGTTTGGTATTTCTCCAGAAGGATTTGGTACTATTGCTATGATTTTAAACTTTGTAGTATCTATAGTTATTATGAAATTAACTCCAGAGCCTCCAAAAGACGTGCAGGATATTGTAGAAAATATTAGAATTCCTAGTGGGGCAGGAGGAGCTACGCATTGA
- a CDS encoding DUF3857 domain-containing protein — translation MKIRILLTLLLTYTLSSIGQTKKDLEVKSFFWGENDTHKNATEIPDKWKSESAVILYKNQNYDFHKFAKNVTYTTSLRKRIKLLDKSAVKEFSEFSFSDLVKPPTKVMIFPVPVAFNLKKRKDKFVGIKVIKPNGEEIEVDVEKESVQEDGKTKIAISNLEVGDIIDYYIYKEDPFKSTYAFGFDPVETTLAEDYPIVDFKLFFETENDFFINFNSYNGAPELKNIPTGKKNFRRYSLESSNIDKFMSNRWFYPLVDLPSYKFQVYFARSGKFENRALAFLPEKENIIKKNVTKEEVLELYDKRFRPDGDNGDLKGFLKDKTFKNDSEKVTAVFYYMRHIYLTRYIEAYTIKEAGILYYPFGYYGNHAKIIKDQKRFIQFFTEFLKQEKIGFEIVVAKKRYDGSIDDLLIEKNVNVLLKVKTQTPVYVEYFGLHTCVNEFSPLIENTDVYLLTKSKNKIDGIKKGKLSVSTPSLNESKRNTTLTINDDFSSINISLVNSFKGHQKKDEQYNKLLFTDYVNEDYEKYETQPFIELVKRKKDKAKYKKEIDALIIKLKDKQKERLKKSIESEFKVEGIEDYSFEINETGRFSFDSYFTYSESFKVKNAFIKKAGPNYIVEIGKLITAQIDLTEKERARKENVHMNYPRSYNNKIVFNIPENYTVSGLDKLKKSVDNITGAFISDAKIEGNTLIVTTTKQYKNNYEPNSNWPLMVDFLDAANQFTNEKILLKKK, via the coding sequence ATGAAAATAAGAATTCTACTCACCTTATTACTTACTTATACCTTATCCAGTATTGGGCAAACAAAAAAAGATTTAGAAGTTAAAAGCTTTTTTTGGGGAGAAAACGACACCCATAAAAACGCCACCGAAATACCAGATAAATGGAAAAGCGAATCGGCAGTTATTCTTTATAAAAACCAAAATTATGATTTCCATAAGTTTGCTAAAAATGTTACATATACAACGTCTTTAAGAAAGCGTATAAAATTGCTAGATAAGTCTGCTGTAAAAGAGTTTTCTGAGTTTTCTTTTTCAGACCTGGTTAAACCGCCTACTAAAGTTATGATCTTTCCTGTTCCTGTTGCTTTTAATCTTAAGAAAAGAAAAGACAAATTTGTTGGAATAAAAGTCATTAAACCTAACGGTGAAGAAATAGAAGTAGATGTTGAAAAAGAATCTGTACAAGAAGATGGAAAAACAAAAATTGCAATTTCAAACTTAGAAGTTGGAGATATTATAGATTATTATATTTACAAGGAAGATCCTTTTAAATCCACCTATGCTTTTGGTTTCGATCCTGTTGAAACTACTTTAGCCGAAGACTATCCTATTGTAGATTTTAAGCTCTTTTTTGAAACTGAAAACGATTTCTTTATAAACTTTAATTCCTACAACGGAGCTCCAGAATTAAAAAATATCCCAACGGGAAAGAAAAATTTTAGACGGTATAGTTTGGAATCTTCTAACATTGATAAGTTTATGTCGAACAGATGGTTTTATCCATTAGTAGACCTACCATCTTATAAATTTCAGGTGTATTTTGCCCGATCAGGAAAATTCGAAAACAGAGCTCTTGCTTTCCTGCCCGAAAAAGAGAATATTATTAAAAAGAATGTTACAAAAGAAGAGGTTTTAGAATTATACGATAAACGTTTTAGGCCAGATGGTGATAACGGAGATCTTAAAGGTTTCTTAAAAGATAAGACCTTTAAAAATGATAGTGAAAAAGTAACGGCCGTCTTCTATTATATGCGTCACATTTATCTCACTCGGTATATTGAGGCCTATACTATAAAGGAAGCGGGGATATTGTATTATCCATTTGGATATTACGGTAATCATGCTAAGATTATAAAGGATCAAAAACGATTCATCCAATTTTTTACCGAGTTTTTAAAACAAGAAAAAATAGGTTTTGAAATTGTAGTTGCAAAAAAACGATATGATGGTAGTATTGATGATTTGTTGATAGAAAAAAACGTAAACGTACTTTTAAAAGTGAAAACCCAAACACCTGTCTATGTTGAATATTTTGGGCTACATACTTGTGTAAATGAATTTTCCCCATTGATTGAAAACACCGATGTTTACTTGTTAACCAAATCAAAAAATAAGATAGATGGTATTAAAAAAGGCAAATTATCTGTGAGTACACCATCTCTAAATGAAAGCAAAAGAAATACAACACTAACAATAAACGATGATTTTTCAAGTATCAATATTAGCCTTGTAAATAGTTTTAAAGGACACCAAAAAAAAGATGAACAGTATAATAAATTACTTTTTACCGATTATGTAAATGAAGATTATGAAAAGTATGAAACCCAACCGTTCATTGAACTTGTTAAACGAAAAAAAGACAAAGCAAAGTATAAGAAGGAAATAGATGCACTCATTATAAAACTAAAAGACAAACAGAAGGAACGGTTAAAGAAAAGTATTGAATCTGAATTTAAAGTTGAAGGTATTGAGGACTATTCTTTTGAAATTAATGAAACAGGTCGCTTTAGTTTTGATTCTTACTTTACTTATTCTGAATCTTTTAAAGTTAAAAATGCATTCATTAAAAAAGCTGGGCCAAATTACATTGTTGAAATAGGAAAATTAATAACAGCCCAAATCGATTTAACCGAAAAAGAACGCGCACGTAAAGAAAACGTACATATGAATTACCCAAGAAGTTACAATAATAAAATAGTTTTTAATATTCCCGAAAACTATACTGTAAGTGGTTTAGATAAACTTAAAAAATCGGTTGACAATATAACAGGGGCTTTTATTAGTGATGCAAAAATAGAAGGAAATACACTTATTGTAACTACTACCAAACAATATAAAAACAATTATGAGCCTAATTCCAATTGGCCTTTAATGGTTGATTTTCTTGATGCTGCCAATCAGTTTACCAACGAAAAAATATTATTAAAAAAGAAATAA
- a CDS encoding transglutaminase-like domain-containing protein: MLKNIYCLILITAFFNNVFAQKNVDPTPEDKTLAKSLKEKYPDDTVVLQESTDYVTFNFNKKTGNVNVKQESTESLISIDSRSDIQKYIFYDGESSINKFQIKYKNNKSAYFSIKDEAYTSNDLFHNDTRVKYANISFPLLGYRYNTHISKKYHDIKYFTKLLFNDDYPTLKKVIKIEIPNWLNLELKEINFEELSIKKHITNNPKSDSKTYTFTLENIPAVYKEASAPGPSYIYPHILILAKSYTLNNETKNIFNSTQDLYNWYKSLVNDLTNDNTPIKDKVASLTTHAKSDEEKIKNIYYWVQDNIRYIAFEDGIAGFKPDEAANVYNKRYGDCKGMANLTKQMLLEAGFDARLTWIGTKRIAYDYSTPNLSVDNHMICSLLKNGKTIFLDATEKFNSFGEYAHRIQGKQALIENGDEYLLETVPEITSNFNKEVFNYNLKLNGDILEGTASKEFNGESRASLLYHFDTLKNDKKEAFLGYYLNNGDTNITVSNIETTDLLNREISLKMTYDISIKNAVSSFDNDVYVDIDFDKELEGLLLEKRNTDFTFSFKRFLETTTTLTIPSGYTITHIPENISIDSKNYSMRVNFTKNNNAIIYKKVFIMKNAKIEVSDFSEWNHFITKLKNIYNEQIVLTQQ; this comes from the coding sequence ATGTTAAAAAACATCTATTGCCTCATTTTAATCACTGCTTTTTTTAACAATGTTTTTGCCCAAAAAAATGTTGATCCCACTCCAGAAGACAAGACGTTAGCCAAATCGTTAAAAGAAAAGTATCCAGACGATACCGTTGTCTTACAAGAAAGCACAGATTACGTTACCTTTAATTTTAATAAAAAAACAGGAAACGTTAATGTAAAACAGGAATCAACAGAATCTTTAATAAGTATCGATTCCAGATCAGATATTCAAAAATATATCTTTTATGATGGTGAATCCAGTATAAACAAATTTCAAATTAAATACAAAAATAACAAAAGCGCCTATTTCAGCATTAAGGATGAAGCTTACACCAGTAACGATTTGTTTCATAACGATACCAGGGTAAAATATGCAAATATTAGTTTTCCTTTATTAGGTTATAGATACAATACACATATTTCAAAAAAATACCATGATATTAAGTATTTTACTAAACTTCTCTTTAATGATGATTATCCTACTTTAAAAAAGGTTATAAAAATTGAAATTCCTAATTGGTTAAATCTGGAATTAAAAGAAATCAATTTTGAAGAACTCTCCATAAAAAAGCATATAACCAATAACCCAAAAAGTGATTCCAAAACGTACACCTTTACTTTAGAAAACATCCCTGCAGTTTATAAAGAAGCCAGTGCGCCTGGACCTAGTTATATATATCCTCATATTTTAATTCTAGCTAAATCCTATACATTAAACAATGAAACCAAAAATATATTTAATTCTACCCAAGATTTATATAATTGGTACAAATCACTTGTTAATGATCTAACAAACGACAACACCCCCATAAAAGATAAAGTAGCATCGCTTACAACACATGCTAAAAGTGATGAAGAAAAAATCAAGAACATATACTATTGGGTACAAGATAACATTCGTTACATCGCTTTCGAAGATGGTATAGCTGGTTTTAAACCCGATGAAGCAGCCAATGTCTACAACAAAAGATACGGCGACTGTAAAGGCATGGCAAACCTTACAAAACAAATGCTACTAGAAGCCGGTTTCGATGCTCGATTAACCTGGATCGGTACTAAAAGAATTGCTTATGATTATTCTACACCAAACCTTTCTGTAGATAATCATATGATTTGCTCCTTACTAAAAAATGGTAAAACTATTTTTTTAGATGCCACCGAAAAGTTTAATTCATTTGGAGAATATGCGCATAGAATTCAAGGCAAACAGGCTCTTATTGAAAATGGAGATGAATACTTGTTGGAAACTGTACCCGAAATAACTTCAAATTTTAATAAAGAGGTATTTAATTATAATCTGAAATTAAATGGCGATATCCTTGAAGGTACTGCTTCAAAAGAATTTAATGGTGAAAGCAGAGCTAGCTTGCTATATCATTTTGACACTTTAAAAAATGACAAAAAAGAGGCTTTCCTTGGGTATTATTTAAACAATGGAGATACTAATATAACAGTATCGAATATTGAGACAACAGATTTATTAAACAGGGAAATAAGCCTTAAAATGACCTACGATATAAGCATAAAAAATGCCGTATCATCATTCGACAATGATGTTTATGTAGATATAGATTTTGATAAGGAATTGGAAGGGCTTTTATTAGAAAAAAGAAACACAGATTTTACATTTAGCTTCAAACGGTTTTTGGAAACAACCACAACTTTAACAATACCCTCCGGTTATACAATTACACATATACCAGAAAACATAAGCATAGATAGTAAAAATTATAGTATGCGTGTAAACTTTACCAAAAACAACAATGCTATTATTTACAAAAAGGTATTTATAATGAAAAACGCAAAAATTGAAGTTTCAGATTTTAGCGAATGGAATCATTTTATTACTAAACTTAAAAACATCTACAACGAACAAATTGTATTAACCCAACAATAA